CCGGGCTCCACCGCGACTACGCCGACCTGGTCGCCCGGTGCGAGCACGGCTGCATCGGCGACGTCTACGACAATTTCTTCTTCCCCCGCGTCGGTGCCTACACGGGCCTGGCGTTGCTCGTCCTGGCTGTGCCGGTGATCGCCGGAGTGTTCTGGGGCGCGCCGCTGGTCAGCCGCGAGTTCGAGACCGGCACACGGGAACTCGTCTGGCAGCAGAGCGTGTCGCGCCGGCGCTGGCTGGCGGTCAAGGTCGGCCTGGTCGGGCTGGCGGCAGCGGCCGCGGCGGCGCTGGCCGTGGTGCCGGTGAGCCTGTGGTCGGCACCGCTCGACGCCACCGCGATCACCGGGCTGAACCGCATGACCCCCATCGTGTACGACGCCCGGGGCGTCGTCGTGATCGGCCACAGCATGTTCGCGTTCGTCCTCGGCGTCGCCGCCGGCCTGCTGCTCCGCCGCACAGTGCCGGCAATGGCCGCAACGCTGGCGATCTTCGCGGCCGTGCAGATCATCGTGCCGACGCTGATCCGGCCGCATTTCGCCAACCCGGTGAGCCTCGAAGTCGTCGTCACGCCCCGCGACGTCACCGGCGTCGACAGTTCCGGCGGCACCATCCGTGGGCTCATCGTCAACGCCGGCCCACCCGACGCGTGGCTGCTGACCAACGAGACCGTCGACTCCACCGGGCGCGCCGTCGACACGTTGCCGGCCTGGGCCGCCGACTGCGCGCCGCCAGAGTCACCCGCCCAGGAGGTGACCCAGCAGCGATGCGTCGACCAGTTCGCCGCCGCCGGCTACCGGCAGGTCGTGACCTACCACCCGGCGCACCGGTTCTGGCCGTTCCAAGGCCTCGAAACGGCCATCTTCGGCCTGCTCAGCCTGCTGCTGGCCGGATTCTGCCTCCGGCGGATCAGACCACACTGAGCTAGTCGGTCGGGTCCTCGCCGACCAGGCCGTCGACCGACTCGCGGATAAGGTCGGCGTGGCCGACGTGGCGGGCGTACTCCTCGATCATGTCGATGAGGTGCCGGCGGAGGCTGGCCCGGCGGCCGTCGGGCCAGGCCGCGACGCCGAGATAGTCCAGGCCGCCCGCGGCCAACCCCTCCGCCACCAGGGCGCGGGACCGGGCCACCGATGCCTCCCAGAGCGCCATCAACTCCGCGGGGGAGTCGGACGCGGCCGAATGCCACTCCCAGTCCGGGTCGCCGTCCCAGTCGGCGGTGTCGAACGGCGGGGTCATGGTGCGGCCGAAGAGCTTGACCGCGAACGTGTGCTCCTCCACCGCGGCCAGGTGTTTGAGCAGGCCACCGAGGGTGACGGTGGACGGGCCGAGGGTCGCGCGCAGGCCGGCGGCGTCGAGGCCACCACATTTCCAGGCGATGTAGCGGCGCTGCCGTTCCAGGGCGCCGAGCAGGGTGTCGAGTTCGTTGCCGGCCGCCGGGGGTCCAGTGAGATCGAACATGCGGGGGAGGCTAGCGGCGATCCCGGACGAGATACTTCCGGGATGCCAGACCTCAGTCCGACCGCGCGGGCGTTGCTGACGCTGGAGGCGATCCAGAACAACCCCGGCATCACCGCACAGCGGCTCGGCGACCGGCTGGGCGTCACCGAGCGCGCCGCCCGCCGGTATGTCGCGATCCTCCGCGAGGCCGACGTGCCGATCGACTCGGTGAGCGGCCCGCACGGCGGCTACCAGGTCGGCCGAGGGCTGCGCCTGCCGCCGCTCATGCTGACCGCCGCCGAGGCGATGGGGCTGGCCATGGCCGTCGTCGAGGGCCATCCGGGCGCCGCCGATCCCGCCGACCTCGTCGGCGCCGCGTTGGCGAAGATCATGCGGGTGCTGCCGCGCCGCGTGGCCGAGCCGGTCCGCACGCTGCGCGACACGTCAGCCCCCCGCCGAGACGCGGCGGCGGGCCGAGACACCGCGGCGGGCCGAGCGCCGGGTCCGGTCCGGCGGGAACTCGTCTCCGACCTGCTCGCCGCCTGTTCCGGCGCTCGGCGAATCAGGATGGGCTACCAGATCAGCGGCACGGAGCGGGAGATGGAGGTCGACCCCTGGTCGGTCGTCCTCCGGCACAGCCGCTGGTATCTGCTGGCCTGGTCGCACACCCGCGACGCCTTCCGGGTGTTCCGCGTCGACCGGATCACCGCGGTCGCACAGACCGCACACACCTTCACGCCGCCGGCGGACCTCGACGCCCTGCGTACCCTCGAAGATCATCTGTCCGGGACCTGGACCCACCTCGTCGACGTCGTGGTCGACGCACCGCCCGCCGAAGTGTCCCGCTGGATCCCGCGCAGTCTCGGCAAGCTCGACGCCGACGGCCCGGATCGCAGCCGGTTGCGGGCGACGACCGACAATCCACAGTGGTACGCCCGCCAGCTCGCCGCCCTCCCGATGCCGTTCCAGGTCGTGGGCGGGCCCGAGATCCGGGCGGCGGTAATGGAACTGGGCGAGCGGCTTGCCCGGTCGGCCGCCCGCTGAGGGCCGCGCCGGCCGATCTTGGTTCCGGTTGACCACGCGTGGCCAGGCCCTTGGGCGGGTAATGCCCCCGGGTGTCGGTGGCTGAGTTCCGCAATCGTGTGGTGGCGAGCTGGCAGGCAGCCCGCCGCCAGCACGGCTGGCTTGATCACCTGGCCCGCGCGGTCGTGCGTTACGACCAGGCCGACGGCGGTCGCCTCGCGGCGGCGGTGACCTACTACTCGTTCTTCGCCATGTTCGCCATGGCACTGTTCGGCTTCGCGGTGTTCGCGTTCGTCCTCGACGACCCGGTGGTGCTGCATCCGGTCCAGCAATACCTCGAGGCCAACCTGCCCCGCATCGACGTGCAGGCGGTACGCGACGCCCGCGGCACCGTCGGCGTGATCGCGTTCATCGGCCTGCCGATCTCCGGCTGGTTCTGGGTCGACGCGCTGCGCTCGTCGATCAGGGCCATCTGGGGACTGCCGGAGTATCCGGGCTCGTTCCTCGTCCGCGTGCTGATCGACCTGGCCGTGCTGGTCGGGCTCGGCCTGCTCCTTGCCGCGTCGCTGGCGACGCTTTTCGTCACGGCCGCGAGCGTGGGCTGGCTGGTCACGGCGGCCGGCGACCGCTGGCTGGTTGGCCCGCTCGGGATCGTGCTGGGCGCCGGCGTCAACACGGTGCTGACGATGGCCGTGCTCACCGCCCTGCCCCGCCTGCGCATGCCGCTGCGCCGCGTCGTCGGCCCGGCGCTGTTCGTCGCCGTGGGGCTGGAACTGCTCAAGACCATCGGCCGGATCTACGTGCAGCGCACCGAGAGCAACCCGACCTACCTGGTCGTGGCCGGCGCCGTCGGGCTCCTGGTCTTCCTCAACGTCGTCAACCAGCTCATCCTCTTCGCGGCAACCCTGTCCGCGACCAGCACCACCGGCCAGGTCACCGACCTCGCGGCCCCGCGCGGCGCCACCGAGCAAAGCCCCTCCACCCCGGAAGGGGCACCTCAGCGAGACGCCATCCGCGCGGACGGGGCCGGCGCGCCTGGGCGTGGCCCTATTCGCCCCGGACGGGACACCTGAGCGAGGGCCCCATCCTGGCCGGATGGAGCCCTCCTCAAAACCGTCAGGCGCGACCGGGCGCGTCGAACAGGGCCGCCCACGGCCCGACCAGCATCGTGCGGCCCTTGAGGCCCGCGATCATCTCCGCCCCGGCGATGCCGTCGATGCCGGGTAGCTGCCCCGCGCCGCCGTCCGGGCCGAGCGGCACCGCGATCGCCATCGGGCCCGGCCGGTAGCCGGTCAGCTCGCCCGAGCCGGTGATCGCCGCCCGCAGGTTGGCCGCGACGAGTTCCGCCTGTGCCCCGGCCGTGCCGATCCCGTCGCGGTCCGCGTCGGTCAGGTCGCCGACCGCCCAGACTCCGTCGACACCGGCCACCCGCAGGTGCTCGTCGACCCGCACATACCCGTCGGGCCGGCGGGCCGCGGCGAGTGCCCCGCGCAGGTAGTCGGTCGCCGGTCGGACGCCGAACGCTTGGTACCAGATGTCGGCCGTCAGCTCCTCGCCCGCCTCGGTGGTCACCGTGACCTCGCCACGCGCGGTGGGTGGTGCCGAGGGCAGCGACCGCACCGCGCTGCCGAGCCGCAACGAGACTCCGAGCTTGTCGAGTTGGCGGCGCAACTCATCCCGCAGGGCCTGGTCGAACGGGCCGGGCATGACGTCGTCGTCCGCGCCCACGACGGTCACCGTCTTCTCGGGATAGAACGCCTTGATCTCGCCGGCCAGTTCCAGGCCGGCCGGGCCCGCGCCGAGCACCAGCACCCGGTCGGCGCCGAGCAGTTCGCGGTGTGCGTCGCGGAACCGGGCCTTGGCCGTCGCCGTGTCGGGCTCGGCCACCTTGGCCGGGAACGGGTAGCTCGTGCCGGTGGCCAGGATCAGGTGGTCAGGCTCCAGCTCACGACCCGAGGCCAGGGTGACCCGCCGGCCGTCGACCGCCGTGGCCTGGTCGCGCACGAACTGGCCGCGGTGCAGCAGGCGGTCGTAGGGTAGGAAGATCCGGTCCAGCCACTCCGGCTCGACCAGGGCCCGCCAGGCGGCGCTGTTATGGGTGAACGCGTCGGACGGTGCGACGAGCGTCACGTCGGCGACGTCGTCGAGGGCCTTCGCGATCTTGATCCCGCTGTAGCCACCGCCGAGGACGACGACGGTCGGGCGGGCGTTGGTGCTGCTCACAGTTGCTCTCCCTTGATACCTGTTCCGGAGATGACCCTCCGGTATCCGGGTATAACGGAGGCAGCTCTCCGGTATTCCCGCTATGCTGGGTCCGTGGCACAAGAGGCCGGTGGGGCACCGAAACGCGCTCGGGCCGAGCGCAGCGACAGCGTGCGCAACCGGGAGCGGCTGCTGGCGGCGGCCCGCGACCTGTTCGCGACCGACGGTCTGCACGCGCCGCTCGACCGGATCGCGACGGCGGCCGGGGTCGGCCCCGGCACCCTCTACCGCCACTTCCCGACCCGGCTCGCGCTCTGGGAAGCGGTGCTCGAGGAACCGTTGCGCGTCCAGCTCGACCTGGTCGAGCGGGCGCTGGCCAACCCCGACCGGTGGTCGGGCGTCGCGCAATACATCCTGGAAACCTCCGCACACGAGGCGGAGCGCGGCGGTTATCTCAACCTGATGACCACCCGCTTCGACGGCGCGCCGCGCCTGCTGGCGATCCGCGGCTCGATCCAGCGCCGCATCGTCGAGCTCTTCAGCCGAGCCCGCCGGGAAGGCGCGATCCGCCCCGACTTCAGCGTCGAAGACCTCATCTTCATCAACCTGTCCAACAGCCGCGTGGCCGAGGTGACCCGCGAAGTGGCCCCCGACGCGTGGCGCCGCAACGTCGAGTTGTTCCTCGACAGCCTCCGCCCGGAGCGGGCACACCCCTTGAACCAGCCGCCGATGACACCGGGCGAGGTGGCGCGGGTCGCGATGCGCTGAGTCATCACGGCTCGGTGCCGCTCACGCGTACCCCGTCGACGTAGACCGTGATGCGGGCGTTGGTCGCGTAACCGGGCGCGTTCGGGCGGAAGCTGTGATCGTTGGTCTCGGTGAAGGCCGACCAGTCGGGCTTGGCCATCCGGAGCTGGATCTGGCCCGTCGAAGAGCTGGGAGCAAGGGAACCAGAACCGAAACCCACCTCCAGGTACGCGTCCGCGCCCGGCCGCGCCGCCGGCAGCGTGACCACCCGGCGGGTGACGGTCGCGCAGCCGACCTGGGCCCAGTCGCACCAGACGTTGACGGTCGGCGTGCTGCCGTCGCGGGTGAACCAGTAGCGGGCGGTCACCCGGCTCAGCGGCACCGCCGCCGCGCCGCTGTTGTCGAGTTGGATGCCCGGCTTGATCTGGTTGTCGCCCGGCGACCAGTCGAGGTTGAGATAGCGCGCGGTCAGTGACGCGGCACCCGGTCGGGGCGCGGTCAGCACCGTCAACCCGGGTGAGGCGACCGACTGGTTGCCGGCCGCGTCGCGGGCGCGGACCGTGAAGCGGTATTCCGACGACGGTTGCAGCCCGGTCACCGTGACGCCAGGCGACGAAGAGGTGGCCGCCTTGAAGACAGTGTCCGTGTATTGAGCCCAGACGTCATAGCCGACCACGCCGGTGTCGTCTGTGGACGGTGGCCAGCTCAGCGTCACCGAGTCGGGACCGATCGCCGACGCCACCGGGGTGCCCGGTGCGGTCGGTGCCGTGCTGTCGGCGGCCGGGCGGTCGAGCACGAACAGGGTGATGCTGTCGGCCGGGAACGTCGCCTCGAAAGCCCCACCGGTGACCGGCTGGTCGGCCGCGCGCACGATCGCCGCGGGGTTGGCCGCGCCGTAGCGATAGACCCGAGCATTGCGAGCCGCGTGACCAGCCACAGACACGGGTGCTGTCTGCTCCGCCCCGCTCTTGTTGACCACCACCATCGTCAGTGCGCCGTCACTGGACCGCGTGGCCGCGTACACCGAAAGCAGTGATTGGTCCGCGCTCGTCGCCTTGACCCCGACGTCGCCGAACCGGCCGCCGGCGCCGTCGTAGTTGCGGTAGACGCGGAACGCGAACGCGCCCGGGTCGGTGGCTGCGGGCGGCGACCACAGGGTGGCCAGGTCGAGCCGCTCGCGACCGAAGATGCCGAGGATGTCGGCCTGGGTCAGCGCGCCGTTGACGCTGTCGAGCGCGCCCCAGTTGTATTCGGTGATCGCCGTCTTCGTGCCGGGATAGTTGGCCGCCACCAGGTCGCGCATCCGGGGTACCAGCCGCACCTGGGTGTTGATCCAGCTTTCGTCCACATAGGTGGGATCCCAGAGCGCGCGGGTCGAGCGCAGCCGCAGAGCGTTGGTGGCCGGGTCGTTGCCGTTGCCGAACGCGACGCCGTTGGCCTGCGGGTAGAAGTGCATGTCGAAGTAGTCGAGCACCCGGGTGCCGTGCGCCTGCTCGTAGGCCTTCATCTGTTGCAGATACCAGGTCGTGAACGGCAACCCACCGCGGGCCGCGCGGTCCGGCGGGTCGGCCCAGCATCCCGTGCGGCCGCAGGTCTCCTGGTCGAGCCCCGAATAGTCCCAGCTCGTCCAGCCCCACCCGACCGGGCCCAGCGTCGTGGCGGTCGGGTCGGCGGCCTTCACGGCGGCGCCGATCTCGTAGGCCCGGTCGCGCAGCTCGACCGAGCCGGCGCCGAGCGGATGCACGTCGCGGTGGGTGCTGTGCCAGATGTCCGGCTCGTTGTCGAGGTTGTAGAACTGCACACCGCCCTCGGCCGCCGTGCCGTATTTGTCGGTCAGGTGATCGACCCAGCCGGTGACGTAGTCGGGACCGATCGGTGCGCTGGTGTCGCGGGGGTCGTTGCCGGTGACCGGGGTGCCGTCGGGACGGATGCCGTTGCCGCAGTCCGGGCGCCACTCGTCGGTGCGTTGCTGCGGCCCGTATTTCGCGACCGAGAAGCCGCACGAGGCGTCGCGGGCCTTCGGCGCCCAGCCGATCAGCGGCAGGGTCAGGATCGTATCGGTGCCGGTGGCGCGGTCCTGCTCGACGAACTCGTCGGTCGACGAGCCGTCCGGCAGTGCGGCCGGGTCGGCGTTGTCCTCGGCGATGTTCTCGAAGAACCAGTCGCTGGCCCGGTTGGTGGTGTCGTTTCGGTAGTCGTAGCGGGTGGTCGCGTTGCCGCCCCAGCGGCGCACCGGCAGGTCGAGTTCGTCGGCCAGCGCGGCGTCGGCGAAGTTCATGCCGTAGACGTAGGGGCTGATCGGGTGCCGGTCCTGTGCGGCGTCGACGGTCAGCGCGGGGCCGTCGGCAGCAAGGGCGACCGGCGCGACGGTGGGGGAGACGGCCAGCAGGGCGGCGGCCAGATAGGTGAACGGGCGCATGCGGGATCCAAGAGGGTGTCGGGCGCGCCCGTCGCCGGGCGGCAGCGTCTGCGTGCGATGCCCAGCCCGGACCGACCTGAGATTAACCGACGCTCATCGATATCGCTACCGCTAAAGCGGGATCCCCACCGCTTGTGGGATGCGCGCGGGCGCGACCCCGGCTACCGTCGGGCGATGGCCCTTATCGGTCAACCGGCCGGCGACAACGCCGCCATCGCGCCCGCCCCGGGTTGGGCGGGCGTCGGCACCGTCACTCTCCGCGAGCTGTCCGGTCATCCCAACCTGACGGCGGCCCGGCGCAGCGACCACCACGTCCTCGTGCTGGTCACGGTCGGCCATGGGCAGCACGAGATCGACTTCCGCTCCTACCCGTGCCGGCCCGGCACGCTGCTCTGGGTGCGCCCCGGCCAGGTGGTCCGGTTCGGCGGCGGCGCCGGCATGGACGCGATCGTGGTCTGCTGGGAGCCGGCGGCGGTCGCCGAGGTCGCCGACGACCCCGGCCTGCTCGACGGCGCGCTTGGCCCGGCCTTCTGGCAGCTCGCCGGCGAAGACGAAGACGCGGTCATCAACGAGGTGAGCCAACTCGTCGTCGACTGCCAGCGGCACCGCTCCGGCACCCTCGCCGCGGGCCTGCTGCGGCATCAACTCGCGGTCCTGTTGCTGCGGATCGCGCTGCTGCCCGGTCGGTTGCCGGCCGAGCGCAACGACGCCTACGTCCGCTTCCGGATGGAGGTCGACAAAGACTTCACCCAGACCAGGCGCGTCGAGGAGTACGCGGAGCGGATGGGCTACTCGGTCCGCACGGTGACCCGGGCCTGCCTGGCCGCGACCGGCCGCAGCGCCAAGCAGGTCATCGACGACCGGGTCACGCTCGAGGCGATGCGCCTGCTGGCCGTCACCGACGACCCGATCGCCGACATCGGGCGGCGGCTGGGTTTCCCCGAGCCGACCAACTTCGGCCGCTTCTTCCACCGGGAGGCGGGCACCAGCCCGGGCGCGTTCCGCACCGCACAGCGCGGCGGTCCGCGTGGCCTGCTGCCGGCCCAGCGCCGGGCTCCCGCGGCCGATCTCCACGGGCGCCCCGCACCGCGGGTCGGCGGCGAGGCATGATGGTCCCGTGCAGATATCGGCGCGCGGCGACTATGCGGTGCGGGCTGCGCTGAGCCTGGCCGCGGTGCATCCGTCGGTGATGTCGGCCCAGGCGCTCGCGGCCGACCAGGACATGCCCCGCAAGTTTCTCGAAGCAGTGCTGGCCGACCTGCGCCGGGCCGGCATCGTGCGGGCCCAGCGCGGCGCGGAGGGCGGCTACGTGCTGACCCAGCCGCCCCGGGAGGTCACCATCGGCGCGATCCTCCGCGCGGTCGACGGCCCGCTCGCCGGGGTCCGCGGCATGCGCCCGGAGGAGACCGAATACGCCGGCTCGTCCGAAAACCTGCCCCGGGTCTGGGTCGCGGTGCGCGCCGCCGTCCGCGAGGTGGTCGACGAGACCACCCTGGCCGACGTGCTCAGCGGCAAGCTGCCCGCACACATCAAGAAGCTGACCACGCTTCCCGACGCCTGGCAGCCGCGCTGATGTCGGTCCTGGTGGCGTTCAGCGTGACCCCGTTGGGCGTCGGCGAGGGAGTCGCCGACCTGGTCGCCGAGGCGGTCCGGGTGGTCCGCGAGTCGGGCCTGCCCAACCGCACCGACGCCATGTTCACCACGGTCGAGGGCGAGACCTGGGAAGAGATCATGGCGGTCGTCCACGCCGCGGTCGCGGCCGTCCAGGCCCGTGCGCCCCGCACCTCGACGGTCATCAAGGTCGACTGGCGCGAGGGCGTGACCGGCGCCCTCGACAGCAAGGTCGCCAGCATCGACCGCCTCCTGGGCTGAGCGTCAGCTCGCGTCGACGAGGTCGACCGTCGTCGTGCCGGTGACCGTGACCAAAGCGAACGCCTCGGCCGCCAGCGGCAACCGGGCGGCGCCGGCGGCGTCGGCGTGATCGGCCGACTCCCAGGTCCAGGCGTCGGTCCAGGTGTCGTCGGCGGCGCGGGTCAGCATCGTCGCGGTCGGGCCCGGGAACGCGGCCCGCACGGTGGCGATCAGTTCGGCGCGCTTGGCCAGCATGCCGTCGGTGTCCGGGGTGTTGGCGGTGAAGCGGGTGATGCGTACGACCGACATTTAGGTCTCCTCGCTAGAGTCGCTCACTAGTGACTAACTCTAGAGTTACACTAGCTCGGTGACGACCGTCAAGGGCAAGGCACCGAACCGGCGAACCGCCAAGGCCCGGGAGACCCGCACCCGCATGCTCGACGCGGCCCGGGAGCTGTTCATCGGCCAGGGCTACGGCGCGACCACGCTCGCCGACGTGGCGTCCGCCGCCGGGGTGGCCGTGCAGACCATCTACTTCACCTTCAACAACAAGCGTTCGCTGCTCAAGGAGCTGGTCGACGTCACGGTCGCCGGCGACGACGAGCCGGTGGCCACGATGGATCGGCAGTGGTATCGCGACGCGCTCGCCGCGCCGACCGCCGTCGAGCAGTTGCGCGCCCAGATCGCCGGTTCCCGTGCCGTGCTCGACCGGGTCGCGCCGATCGTCAGCATGGTCACCGTCGCCTCGGCGTCGGACCCGGAGGTCGCGGCGATCTGGCCCGACGACATCGATCCGCGCTTCACGGTGCTGTCCAACTCAGCACTGTCCCTCGTGGACAAGCCGGGCGCCCGGGCCGGCGTCTCCGCGGCCGAGGCCGCCGACCTGCTCTACGGCATTCTGTCGCCGGAGCTCTACCTGCTCTTCGTTCGCGACCGCGGCTGGTCGCCGGAGCGCTACGAGCGGTGGGCCTTCGACACCCTCCGCCCGCAGCTCTGCGCGGACTGAGCGCTCGCCACACCGGCGGTACGGTGATGCGATGGAGTTTCAGGATGTTGTCCGCAAGCGCCGGATGGTGCGCAGCTATGACCCCGACCGTCCGGTGCCGCCCGAGGTCGTCGACCGCATCATCCGCAACGGGCTCCGCGCGCCGTCGGCCGGTTTCTCGCAGGGCTGGGGCTTCCTGGTCCTCGACGAGCCCGCCGACCACGCCCGGTTCCGGGCCGCGATGGGCCGCTCGGCGGAGCCGGAGAAGTGGTTCGCCGCCAGCTACGCGGCGCCGCTGCTGATCGTGCCCTGCTCGCACAAGGACGCCTACCTCGACCGCTACGCGCGGGCCGACAAGGGCCACGAAGACCGCTCCGACGCCTGGTGGCCGGCGCCCTACTGGGACATCGACACCGGCATGGCGTCGCTGATGATGCTGCTCACCGCCGTCGACGCCGGGCTCGGCGCGTGCTTCTTCGGGATGCCGATCGACGCGATCGAGCCGTTCAAGAAGGAGTTCGGCGTGCCCACCGGCTTCACCCCGATCGGTGCGATCTCGGTCGGCTACAGCGACGAGCCGCCGCGCGACCTGCGGGCCCGCCGCCGGCCGACCGGCGATGTCGTCTTCAAGGGCAACTGGGGCCAGGCCGCGTCAAGCGACTAGCACCGGCTCGCTCTCGTTGTTGTTGCGGTCGAGCGCGGTCACGCAATAACTGCCGATCGGGCCGATCCAGCTCGGCAGGTCGGTCGCGCGGACGGTGGCGACCAGGTTGGCCTTGCGCGTCTCGGGATCGGCGCGGTAGACCGCGTACCCCGTGACGCCCTCGGCCGGTCGCCAGGTCAGCACCGTGCGGTCGCCGTCGCGGCGGGCCCCGGTCGGGGCGGGCGCCGGCGGCCGCGCGTCGACCAGCCGGGTGGCTGTCGGCACCAGCGCGGGCTGGGCGTAGTGCGCGTCGCGGTAGCGGGACACGGCGCCGAGCCGGTCGGCCTTCACCTGCTTGGCGCTGAAGTGGATGCTGCCCGCGACCCCGTAGCGCTCGTTGAGGGCGAGTTGGCGGTCGAGCTCGGCCGGCTTGCTCCACGGGCCGTCTTCGCCGATCCGGTAGTCGGCCTGTCCGATGTAGAGCTGCGTGCCGGTGCCCTTGACCGTCTCCGCCCACCAGGGCAGCAGCTTGGCGTAGTCGGCCTTGTCGAACCCGATGTTCCAGTAGAGCTGCGGCACGATGTAGTCGAGCCACTTCTCCTTGACCCACTTGCGGGTGTCGGCGTAGATGGCGTCGTAGCTCTCCAGCCCGTGGGTGTCGGAGCCGGCCGGGTCGGTGGCCTTGTTGCGCCAGATGCCGAACGGGCTGAGGCCGAAGCGTACCCACGGCTTCACCTCGCGGATCCGGCCGCTGATCTCCTGGATGAAGGTGTCCACATTGGCCCGCCGCCAGTCGGCCCGGTGCTTGCCCCCGCCGTAGCGGGCGTAGCTGCTGTCGTCGTTGAACTCGTGCCCCTCCGGGTAGGGGTAGAAGAAGTCGTCGAAGTGGACGCCGTCGATGTCGTAGCGGTTGACCGCCTCGAGGATGGTGTCTTCGACGAACCGGCGGGCCTCCGGAACGCCCGGGTCGAAGTAGAAGCGGCTGTTCTTCTCACCCTCGGGGAAGGCCACGGCCCAGTCCGGGTGCCGGCGCAGCGGGTGGTCGGGTGCCAGCTTCGCGAAGTCGGCGCCGGCACCGCCCGAGGCCTCCGGCTGGCTGCCCCGGTAGGGGTTGAACCAGGCGTGGAACTCGAGGTTGCGGGCGTGCGTCTCGCTGATCATCCAGGCCATCGGGTCCCAGCCCGGGTCCTTGCCGCGCACGCCGGTGAGCCACTCCGACCAGGGCGCGTAGGCCGACGGCCAGAACGCGTCGCCGCTGGGCCGGACGTGCACGAACACCGCGTTGTGGTTCATCTTCTGCGCCAGGTCGAGCCAGCCGAGGTATTCGGCCTTCACGGTGGCCTCTGGCAGCCCGGGCTTGCTCGGCCAGTCGATATTGCTGACCGTGGTGAGCCACATGCCGCGCAGTTCCCGCTTGGCGACCAGCGACGCCGCGTCGCAACTGACCGCGGCGGACCCGGCACTCCCGGGGTCGGTGTCGGAGTGGGAGGCGCGCCGAAGCAGCGTGGCGCCGGCCGGGACCGTCACGGCGAGCGCTACGACCACCAGCCCGATGAGCAACCGACGCTGCACGGCACAGACGGTAGGGGTCGAACACGCGGAGGGTCAACCGAGCAAAGACCCCCATAAGGTTCTTGACGTCCGGTGGTCACCGTCCGGGGTACGGCTGGTTGAATCGGTCCATGGTTCACATCCGACCGCTGGACGTCAGCGATGCGCCGGTGCTCGCCACCGCCTACACCGCCAACTGGCCGTTCCTGGCGCCGTGGGACCCGGTGCGCCCGGACGCCTTCTTCACCCCGGCGGGCCAGGAAGCGCGCATCTCGGGCATGCTGGCAGACCGGGCCGTCTACCCGTGCGCCATCGAACTCGACGGTGACGTG
This genomic interval from Asanoa ferruginea contains the following:
- a CDS encoding TetR/AcrR family transcriptional regulator encodes the protein MTTVKGKAPNRRTAKARETRTRMLDAARELFIGQGYGATTLADVASAAGVAVQTIYFTFNNKRSLLKELVDVTVAGDDEPVATMDRQWYRDALAAPTAVEQLRAQIAGSRAVLDRVAPIVSMVTVASASDPEVAAIWPDDIDPRFTVLSNSALSLVDKPGARAGVSAAEAADLLYGILSPELYLLFVRDRGWSPERYERWAFDTLRPQLCAD
- a CDS encoding RrF2 family transcriptional regulator produces the protein MQISARGDYAVRAALSLAAVHPSVMSAQALAADQDMPRKFLEAVLADLRRAGIVRAQRGAEGGYVLTQPPREVTIGAILRAVDGPLAGVRGMRPEETEYAGSSENLPRVWVAVRAAVREVVDETTLADVLSGKLPAHIKKLTTLPDAWQPR
- a CDS encoding nitroreductase family protein, coding for MEFQDVVRKRRMVRSYDPDRPVPPEVVDRIIRNGLRAPSAGFSQGWGFLVLDEPADHARFRAAMGRSAEPEKWFAASYAAPLLIVPCSHKDAYLDRYARADKGHEDRSDAWWPAPYWDIDTGMASLMMLLTAVDAGLGACFFGMPIDAIEPFKKEFGVPTGFTPIGAISVGYSDEPPRDLRARRRPTGDVVFKGNWGQAASSD
- a CDS encoding MTH1187 family thiamine-binding protein, with the protein product MSVLVAFSVTPLGVGEGVADLVAEAVRVVRESGLPNRTDAMFTTVEGETWEEIMAVVHAAVAAVQARAPRTSTVIKVDWREGVTGALDSKVASIDRLLG
- a CDS encoding glycoside hydrolase family 44 protein encodes the protein MRPFTYLAAALLAVSPTVAPVALAADGPALTVDAAQDRHPISPYVYGMNFADAALADELDLPVRRWGGNATTRYDYRNDTTNRASDWFFENIAEDNADPAALPDGSSTDEFVEQDRATGTDTILTLPLIGWAPKARDASCGFSVAKYGPQQRTDEWRPDCGNGIRPDGTPVTGNDPRDTSAPIGPDYVTGWVDHLTDKYGTAAEGGVQFYNLDNEPDIWHSTHRDVHPLGAGSVELRDRAYEIGAAVKAADPTATTLGPVGWGWTSWDYSGLDQETCGRTGCWADPPDRAARGGLPFTTWYLQQMKAYEQAHGTRVLDYFDMHFYPQANGVAFGNGNDPATNALRLRSTRALWDPTYVDESWINTQVRLVPRMRDLVAANYPGTKTAITEYNWGALDSVNGALTQADILGIFGRERLDLATLWSPPAATDPGAFAFRVYRNYDGAGGRFGDVGVKATSADQSLLSVYAATRSSDGALTMVVVNKSGAEQTAPVSVAGHAARNARVYRYGAANPAAIVRAADQPVTGGAFEATFPADSITLFVLDRPAADSTAPTAPGTPVASAIGPDSVTLSWPPSTDDTGVVGYDVWAQYTDTVFKAATSSSPGVTVTGLQPSSEYRFTVRARDAAGNQSVASPGLTVLTAPRPGAASLTARYLNLDWSPGDNQIKPGIQLDNSGAAAVPLSRVTARYWFTRDGSTPTVNVWCDWAQVGCATVTRRVVTLPAARPGADAYLEVGFGSGSLAPSSSTGQIQLRMAKPDWSAFTETNDHSFRPNAPGYATNARITVYVDGVRVSGTEP
- a CDS encoding helix-turn-helix domain-containing protein encodes the protein MALIGQPAGDNAAIAPAPGWAGVGTVTLRELSGHPNLTAARRSDHHVLVLVTVGHGQHEIDFRSYPCRPGTLLWVRPGQVVRFGGGAGMDAIVVCWEPAAVAEVADDPGLLDGALGPAFWQLAGEDEDAVINEVSQLVVDCQRHRSGTLAAGLLRHQLAVLLLRIALLPGRLPAERNDAYVRFRMEVDKDFTQTRRVEEYAERMGYSVRTVTRACLAATGRSAKQVIDDRVTLEAMRLLAVTDDPIADIGRRLGFPEPTNFGRFFHREAGTSPGAFRTAQRGGPRGLLPAQRRAPAADLHGRPAPRVGGEA
- a CDS encoding glycoside hydrolase family 10 protein, whose product is MQRRLLIGLVVVALAVTVPAGATLLRRASHSDTDPGSAGSAAVSCDAASLVAKRELRGMWLTTVSNIDWPSKPGLPEATVKAEYLGWLDLAQKMNHNAVFVHVRPSGDAFWPSAYAPWSEWLTGVRGKDPGWDPMAWMISETHARNLEFHAWFNPYRGSQPEASGGAGADFAKLAPDHPLRRHPDWAVAFPEGEKNSRFYFDPGVPEARRFVEDTILEAVNRYDIDGVHFDDFFYPYPEGHEFNDDSSYARYGGGKHRADWRRANVDTFIQEISGRIREVKPWVRFGLSPFGIWRNKATDPAGSDTHGLESYDAIYADTRKWVKEKWLDYIVPQLYWNIGFDKADYAKLLPWWAETVKGTGTQLYIGQADYRIGEDGPWSKPAELDRQLALNERYGVAGSIHFSAKQVKADRLGAVSRYRDAHYAQPALVPTATRLVDARPPAPAPTGARRDGDRTVLTWRPAEGVTGYAVYRADPETRKANLVATVRATDLPSWIGPIGSYCVTALDRNNNESEPVLVA